In Bacillota bacterium, the DNA window ACCCTTCTCCGCGTTTATTGCCCAACTTTTCTAACACATCCGCACCCCCTCGTCCTGTCCGGGTTCCCGGAAGGCTTCGCCCAGCTCGTAGTCTTGTTCGGCATTCCTTGTGTCGGCAAGCGTCCAGAGGACATGCCCCATATCCTCGTTCAAAACAGTGCCCTGCTCGTTCAGCCACTGGTCCCGCACCACCTCCAGCGGGTTTTGAAAGCGCAGCAGATATTCCAGATAATCGGCATTGCATCCGCCATTTCTCAATTCCTTGTAGACCAGGCTGGTGGCGGCGATTTTCCCTGCCTTTTCGATCATTTCCGTGGGATCAAGTGCCAACCATTCCTGAACACAGGAATTATAGTTTGTGTCCGGCTTTTCCAGCAGCTTTTGTTTCAAATCCTGTTCGTTCATCAGAAGACCTCCTTTCAGCATAACAAAAAAAGAACGGAGGTCATCCGCTCTTTTTCGCCATGCACATTCTTTAATTATGCCGTAGAATCCACTCCAAGAGTTGCTTATCATCCATCTCGCCGGCGGCAAGCTTTAAGCCGGTTTCAATAATATCCTGATCCGAACAGGTTAGCTCGATGCGATTGATCTCCAGAAAAACCAGCATGGCAAGCATTCCGATTCTCTTATTGCCATCTACAAAGGGATGATTTTTTACGATGGAATACCCCAAACGCGCCGCCTTCACCTCCAGTGTTTTATATACATATTCACCGCCAAAGGTCTGAAATGGAGCGTTGACCGCCGAGTCCAGCAGGTTCTCGTCACGAATCCCGTCCAATCCTCCGGTTTCCTTGATCAACGCGCTGTGCATCATCACGATTTGTGGGATGCTTAATCTTTTCATTTAGCCAGTTCCTCAAACGCCGTCCGGTGCTTTGCAATCAGGCGGCGGGCTATACTTTTCACATCCTCGTCAACTGCCATTTCCTCCGCCTGAAATTCGCTGAACTCTATGATAATATAACGCGGCACATTGTTTTTCAAAATGACCGCAACACCATTCTCATCAACCAAGCGCGCCACCTTGGAAAAATTCTGATTGGCCTCGGTAATGGATACAAGGCTGTTTGTGTTGATATTCATTCATAGCACCTCCTACTTCTATTATACATAGAAATAGGATAAATTCAACCTATTTTATTCAAAACATCCCGCCGAGGGACTTGATGATCTCATAGCCGATGATGTCGAGATAGGTAAACAGGAAGCACATCAGCATGATGAAGGAGAAAATCCGGATTTTGGGCGGTATCTTCTGCGCCTCACCCTTGAGTCTTTGCAGCTCCAGCACCTTAAAATCGTGGGCGAGCATCTGAAAATAAATCGCACCGTCATCGCCACGCAGCACACCAATGAGTCCGCGCACTACATCAGAGAGTTGCGGTGAATTGAGCCTTGCCTCGAACCGCGTGAGTGCTGCCTCGTAACTTGATGAGCGTATGTCTGCAGTCACGATGTCCAGTTCACTTGCAAAAGCAGTGCCTGCGTTTTTCTTAAAATTCTCCAGAATGGACAGCACATCGCGGCTGCTTTTCAACGACTGTTCGATGGTCGCCACAAACCTTGGCAGTTCGCTTTCGATCTGCTCTCGTTTGACCTTCAGCTGCTCATCCGCTTTTCTGGTTTCCTTGAAATAGATCAGCACGGCGAGCCGCACGGTAGTTTACAAGTTATCTAAAATTAAACTAGGAACTATTCAAATAATACTTTCTTGAAAGATAGCATTTATAGGTAATCTACGACATGAGAATATTACTATATATTCAATTTAATTGTAGAACCCTGTAATTTTACCCAGTAATTATATTATATAAAGAGTTTTATAACTATATATAGAACCTATATAATGTAATTATGATTAATATGACTACTATTAGTAAGTCGTTCAGGAGGTAAAAATGCATTTATATATATAAAAAAATAAAAAATAATATTGAATACTATTATCAATGTAATTTAAAATTTATAAATAAACTAAAACCGTCCAACTATAAGGAATTATTAAAAATAAGCCTGGATCAATATAAGCAGTATGTTACTGATAAGGGTGATGTATTTAATGATACAAAAATTTATGTAACAAATAAAAAATATATGGTACAGAAAAAAAGATAGTTATTAAATACAATCAAGCTCATTTTGATGCAGAACATAAAACATTAAATGAGCATTTACTAGAGACAGAAAAAGGGTTAAAAGAACTTGAAAGTAGATTAAATTGAAGGATCAACGCCTCAAAGTCTTTATTCTCGATGACCGTATCCTTAAGCCTGCGGCTTCCCGACCATATCAGGTGGAAGGTTTTCCGGATATCAAAGGGCTGGCAGCTATAAGAGGTGCAGCCGCTGCCGTAGCTGTAGCGGATCAGCTTGAAGAAGGCGGCGGCGCGTTTTACGTCCGACATGGTCGCGTTTTCAATGAGGATCGATTTGATTTCCTCAAACTGCGGCTCGATCAGATAGATCTGCGCCAGTTCCAGTTCCTCGTTTAAGTATTATTGGTGAATTTCTCCTTGAGCAAGTATTTTTTCAATGCGGCAAACTCATCTCTACCGTTTAGCGGCAGAAAATTCAGTTCCTTAAGCAGAGCAAAGGGGCGTTCTTTTACGCACAGGAACAAATTGGCAAGGTCGGTGTTATAGTTATTATAGACCTCCATGCTTGTATCCGGTTTCCTGCCGAAGAGTACCCAACCGCCGCCGCCAAAGACCTCAATGTATCTTACAGTCATCCCTCTCCGATAGGATGCTCATAATGCGGTCCGATGACCAGGAGTCCCGGTAATGGCAGTGGTAAAGGAACAGCATTTCACCATAAGCTTGACGGTTAAGGTCGGAAGAACATGCCTTTATCTTATCTAACCACTCGTGCAATATTTCATTTGGGCAGCACCAGGGCATCACGCGGGCGATGGAATAGAAAGCGACCTGTTTTTCAAGGACCTGGGGGCAAGTCCTAATAACTGCGTCGTACATACGTGTAGCTTCTTCTGGATCACCATTGAACAGTACAGGCATATGCATCATGGTCAATGCCCATACGTTAGGATGCTTTTCATAACGTAGCCTGCTCTTGACGATACGTGCCCAATTGTTGTAATCAGGTGGTTGGCGTTCGAGATATCCTGCTGTAATGGCACGTAACATGGTGCCACGGCCGTGGGGTAAGAAGAATAAACCACCCGTCCCGAATAGAATTGATCCTTTGATTTCTTTTGCTTTCTCCTCTTTGGGTTCATTCATTTCGGGCCAATTAGGTTCCGGGTGTTCTGCCACCCACTTTTCAAGTAGTGATAAAACTTCCTCAGGAAGACTATTTTCACGTCCAGCCAGTTTTTCAAAAGCTGACGCCGCTCCCTCACGAAAATGTCCTGAAGAAAATCCCCTTTTGTCCAGGTTTTCAACCACAGTAGTTAGCTCATTAAGCGGTAAGCCTGATTCAGCCAGACCATCTAAGCCAGCACCGGCATAGGTTTCATGCCGGCCGGGCTCAAGACTGGCAATCAAGCGGACGGCGCGATGTGGATCAATCTTTGCCAGTTCCCTAAACTCCCTCGACTGCTGTACCGAGCCACCGCTGCGGGAAAAATCCTCCCATCGACGCTTGGGGTTATCCCACTGAGTTCCGTCTGGCAACTGATTGAATAAATTCATTAATTCGCCATCGGAGGCTTTAGCCATCTCATCAGCCTTTAACCGGGGACCGATCCACCCACCTGAAACACCGCCATCACAATCAGCCGATCCTGGGAAAGCACGTTCTTCTTCCGCTTTTACTTGCCTGGTTCTTAGACTTAGATACTCCTTTAGCTCGTCACTCATGCCGTTAGTTTCGTGCCCCGCCTGTTCTAGGATAGAGGCAATTTGTCCCCAGGCCGGGAGTTCCAAGGTTACTTTTTCAGCGTTGACGCTGTTTAGCCTGACATCGTGGCGACATTCGAATTCGCGTGAAGACGCTATGATGTGTACACTTTTTTGACCAGAAAGATTATGGATGAGGTTTAACAATACGTTTAAACGGCCCGACTTGCGGTCGAGTAACTCGGAGACTGCGTCGAGCTGGTCTATGATCACGACGACTTTTTCCCTCTCAGCCAGGGCCAAGACACCATCTCTAACATCTAAGCTTAGGTCTAACACTTTTCGTAAATCTTCAACCGTATTGACGTCCGTGCTCAGCGTGTCGGCTTTGATTGCAAGCACGGGCATGCCTTTTTCCTTTAAATGGTGGGCAAGGGTTGAAAGCAAGGATGATTTACCTGAACCAGGACTGCCCAGGACCAAAGTGGTGGAGTGTTCTGATTCCTCGATGCGTTGAAGCAATTCCGTGAATTCTAGGAATTCTAGGCGCTCTATCTGTCGTCCGTCCATAAGGGTTCTTTGATAATTCAACAGTACGTTTGAAGCTAGCAAAAGTTCCTGCCGTAATCGATCAATTGTAATTTCACGATGTCCCCCACCAAGGTTCAGCAGGATATCTGTTAAGTGTGCCTGGAATTTTTTCTCAAAATCCCTCGTTCCATCAAAAAAACAAGCTAGAGCCTGGTACTCATTAAAAATTGCTTCTCGAAAACGCCTTAAAGCCTCAAGTTGGTAATCATCTTGCTCATGAGGCGGGGCACTTTTTTTGTTAAAAAAGATACTAACCCTGGGGTGGCCTCCACCCTTTTCGTTCAGTTGCCGCGCCAAGTTCCACTCTTCCTCTGTACCGGTCATACCCAAGCCAGCGTCGCTGCCAAAGCGGTGCCAAAAAATAAAAACAAACCAGTCAGGATTAAATTTTTCCACGGCCACGTTAATGATGGATTGGGGGCGCCCAATATTAGAACATACGTCTTCCCAACCAAATACGTCCAAAGAAATATGATTTGCTCTGCAGATAGTTAATATAGTATGATCTTCGTTACAAACACGCCGCACTGCTTCTCTTTCCAATATGCAATCGCCAGATGAAGCAATAAAAATCCGCAACTGCTTGACAGTATCAACCACTAAAAAACCCCCAAATTATTTCAAAAGAACTATTTCGATCTTAAGCACACAAAATGCGGTTAGGTTCATAAATGCCATGCTATGGATGTTTAAGCTCTCTACAACTTCCCATTATAGACATAATTATATCATAAATTTTGGTAAACTTGTTAAAAGACTTTTTTTCGGCTAATTTTTCAGAATATCATTCGTGCTTTCCTGGCGAGCTATATCCCCATATTTATCAAAGAAAATTCAGTCAGGCTATTAATACTTTTATGGTTGTTTATTTTATAAAAGTAAAAACCCGATCATTTTAAAAATAATCGAGTTTTTATTATTAATTATCATCGTTTTTACCCTTCAAAAACTGCCTTTCAAAATCGCCAGAAAGCCTTATTTCATGCGGCTTTCGGCACGTTTTATCAGAACTATGCACTCCACATGCTTCGAGCGGCGAAAAACGCTTAAAAGAAAACACGTGGGAAAGTATGCTTGCCATTATTTTGAAAGTCCTATAAACATCAACTTTACTATTTGAACCGCTTCCGCAGTGACCGGCCAACCTTTTATTGTCGTATCCATATCAATGGTCGAACGGGCATCGAGCCCGACCATCGCTGCAACGAGCATTCCACCCTTTAAAACGAAGTTGTTTTTATAGTCCGACAAAGAAATGCGCTCGAGCAATCTTTCGAGTATATAGTTTCTGAGGAGTATTTGCGCATCAATATTTTTCTGTTTTGCCAGATTGCGAATTAATGCCTTTAACTGAGTAGCGGTCTTCATAACAGCACCTCCATATAATTTCTGAGAAGCTTGGTTACTTTGAAGGTTTCTGCATATTCCATAAGTTTAGGAATATTTTTATCCATGCGCTTGGCATACCGTTTTAAAGCGTCGGTTAAAATTGAAATGTCCATTTTACTGCGGCTCCTAATCATATCGCAAACCGTCCTTTCCATATTATAAGCCTTAACACTTCTGCCAAAAGGTGTGGTCAAAGTTGTTAAACCTACTTCATAAAGCTCCTTCCTGATCGAAAATACTATCAAGCCTTCATCTTTGATATTCTTTGTGTTATAACCAATTGGAACGGTTACACTGTAGATTAATGGATCCCTATCAGAGAGATCATGTAAAAACAGCGCAGTATCATGGGAAAATACAATAGCCGGTTTCCTGCGCTGCAGATAGTACATTTTGTCAGCCAATGCATCGGGAGTCAAATATACTCCATAGGCTATTCTCTCAAGCTTACCTTTTTCCACAAGCTGTGACAGATAAATTTTGGGAATGCCTTCTGCTACTATGTCTTTTGTGCAAATAAGTCCATCACTTTCTTCAATTATCTTTATGAGTTTTTCCATGTAACTCAATTAGCTCACCTACTCTATTTTACTTTTATGCTAATATTGTATCCAACTTTAGCATAAAAGTAAACAACAAAATATTATTGACTAAACAAAAATTGCCATCAAGCCACATTTAACGTGACCTGATGGGCCCATTTCTGTATCTGCTTTTTCATATTCAATTGCCCATTTATTCTTTATCTGTAACATCCTCTGTACCGCCACCAAAATACCACCCATGACTCTCTACAAAACGAATGAACCTTTCCAGGAAGTCATCGTGGGTCATGCATGGCTGGATAGATACACATCCATTAATTTTTATAACCCGCTCATTTTTTATTCCATCCGGCATTGGCAAAGCATCTGAAATTCGTTCAGCGGCTTTGACATATTTTTTTATTCTTTCATTATCCTGCTCTGTAGGATTTTCAATTCTTGTCAAATCCATATTGTCACACAAATCCGCAAGCTTTACATGGCAAGCGGTTTCATTTGTTAGTATTCTGTTTATAAACTCGTCATAGCTTTCGTCAGCATGCTTTGTCAGGCAATCCAGAATAGTGATTACTTCCTCTGAAAATCCCTCTTTTCTAAGATCATCAAAGGTAATATCCGAATCCTCAACAACATCATGTAGTACAGCACATATTCTTTCCAGTTCATTTTTCCTGGACAACATCACCCTAAGCGGATGAAGGATGTACGGTTCTCCACCTTTATCAACTTGCTCGGAATGAGCACGATTAGCTATCTCTATTGGTTTATTCAACATTTCACTGCCTCCCCCTCTTCTATTTTACCAAGTTCATTAAATTTTCTTTTTTTATAAATGTGCAGCAAGCGCAACCACTACTTAATTTGAATATCCATTCTGAATAAAGTACAATAATCTACCAACTCATATTTCGCGTAAGTGCTCAATATCATGGGGTAAAGCTATTTACAGTTTATAGTAAATTATAATAAATTACATTTGCCATATCATGTGAAACATAGGATAATATAAGCAAAAGAATATTATGTTGATAGATATGGTGGATGTGAATAATGGATTTTGAATATCGATCGGGTTTGATAGGAAAAATAAACATAGATGAAATTGACTTCAATAATGCACCTTTTGTCAAAGAGACAATGGAACTGGTATTGAACGGCTATGAGGAACTTTACTGCAAATATATTGAAATGTACAGAATAGCCCAAAGTTATAAAAACGAAGTAAATACGCTTAAAGGTGAGAAAGGTACACCTGATATAAAACCTAGTAAAAAAAGCACTACTCAGGAGGCTGTAAAAAACGATACGGACACGATAGAACCACAGTCTAAGAAAAACTGGTCCAAATCCTCCTAAAAGGGAAAAATTAAAATAGACCGTGTGGAGATAATAAAGATAGATAAAAGTAAACTGCCACAGGATGCTGAATTCAAAGGTTACGAGGAAATTACGGTACAGGAAGTTGTGATTAAAACGGATAATGTACTTTACAAGCGTGAAAAGTACTACTCTCCATCTTTACACAAGGCGTATATCGCTGAGCTACCGGAAGAAGTAATAGATACAGAGTTTGGGCCTAATCTCAAGGCCTTGTGTGCAACCTTGTATTTTGACTATCGTGTAACGGAAAACAAGATAGTCAAGTTTTTAAATGAATTTGGCATTTCAATCTCCGAAGGTACGCTATCCAATATTCTGATTAAAGAGAAAGCAGATGTGCTTACAAAAGAGAAGTCGAAAATTTACATGGCAGGTCTCAAGAGTACAAAATACCAGCAGACGGATGATACCGGCTTTCGTGTAGATGGTGTAAACTGCTATGCACAAATTATGTGCAATCCTTATTATTCGGTCTATTTTGTAAACAGGAATAAAAATAGAGAAACTGTACAATCCATAGTTTCCAATGGTACAGGGAAAGTAGCTTTCTTCGATATACTTGTAAGCGATGATGTTCCACAATTTGACAAGGTTACCGATATAAGAGGATTATGCTGGGTGTATGAGTACAGGCATTATAAAAAGCTTATTCCTTTTATTGATCGCAATAAGGAGTTAGTGGCAGAGTTCAAAGTCAAAATCAGCTCGTTCTATAAAGAGTTGAAAAAATATAAGGAATCTCCCTCCGAGGCCTATAAGAATGAACTTTATGATAAATTTGAGAAACTGTTCAGTACAAAGACAGGCTATGATATGTTGGATGAGAGGATTGAGTTGACCAGAGCCAAACGGTCTCAGTTACTTACAGTGCTGGAACATCCGGAAATTCCTCTGCACAACAATTTATCGGAAAATGGCCTTAGAGAGATTGTTGTAAAACGCAAGGTGAGCTGTGGTACAAAAACCAATGAGGGAACCACAGCATGGGAGAATTACCTGACCATATCAGCAACCTGCAAAAAACTGGGGGTAAGCTTTTTTGATTACATAAAGGACATATTCTCCGGTAAAACACAGACTCTAAGACTTGCGGATTTGATAAGGCAAAAAAGCGTATGTTCATAAAGAAACCCATCCGTTTTAACGAAATACGCCCTTTTGCCATGCCTTCAAGCCTTTAGTTTCTTTCAAATGATCTAACAGCTTTTTTAATCGCATGGCGTTACGCTCCAATCTTTCAACCTTGGGAACTTCTTTTTTGAATAATTTGATACTATCAATAAGAGTTTTTTTTACTTCCTCGGGATTATTTGTATCAACATTTCTTAGTCTTTCAATCATATTTTTCAACTTGGTTCCGATATCCATGCCCTATTACCTCTCTGTTATAATCTTATAATTTATTATCGCTTATATGTTTTGACGTAGCAAAGGTAATTTACCCCAGCTTATTGAGCACTTACACATTTACAGCTATATTATGTAAACCATATTTGATATATTTTTAGCAGGGATCCATTTTGAAAATTAACAATAGCCATGCTGACTACACTTAAAAAGTATGGTTACTCATATACTATCCCAGTACAAGATTTTACATCAAAGCAATTGAAGTTTATATGCCTGGTATTGGCAAAGTTAAGTTGGCGATTGTCAAAAACGGCTATAACGTCACCTTTCAAAATACCAGGTTTATTATAACTGATATGCTTGATACTCCTGCTCAGGGTATTGTTAAAAAGTATCTTAAGTCGTTTGGGATATCGAAACCTTCTTCAGAGATATCAAGCAACACCTTAACTTTGAAAAAGTGCAGGCACGTGACCCTAAGAAGCTTGAAGGTTATTTCTCTGCAATGTTTTTTTCATTCATATTCATACAAATATTGCAAATTCAGAATAACCTCAATACAGTTGGTG includes these proteins:
- a CDS encoding DUF3848 domain-containing protein, with amino-acid sequence MNEQDLKQKLLEKPDTNYNSCVQEWLALDPTEMIEKAGKIAATSLVYKELRNGGCNADYLEYLLRFQNPLEVVRDQWLNEQGTVLNEDMGHVLWTLADTRNAEQDYELGEAFREPGQDEGVRMC
- a CDS encoding type II toxin-antitoxin system Phd/YefM family antitoxin, which produces MNINTNSLVSITEANQNFSKVARLVDENGVAVILKNNVPRYIIIEFSEFQAEEMAVDEDVKSIARRLIAKHRTAFEELAK
- a CDS encoding transposase, with protein sequence MEIIKIDKSKLPQDAEFKGYEEITVQEVVIKTDNVLYKREKYYSPSLHKAYIAELPEEVIDTEFGPNLKALCATLYFDYRVTENKIVKFLNEFGISISEGTLSNILIKEKADVLTKEKSKIYMAGLKSTKYQQTDDTGFRVDGVNCYAQIMCNPYYSVYFVNRNKNRETVQSIVSNGTGKVAFFDILVSDDVPQFDKVTDIRGLCWVYEYRHYKKLIPFIDRNKELVAEFKVKISSFYKELKKYKESPSEAYKNELYDKFEKLFSTKTGYDMLDERIELTRAKRSQLLTVLEHPEIPLHNNLSENGLREIVVKRKVSCGTKTNEGTTAWENYLTISATCKKLGVSFFDYIKDIFSGKTQTLRLADLIRQKSVCS
- a CDS encoding nucleotidyl transferase AbiEii/AbiGii toxin family protein; translated protein: MKTATQLKALIRNLAKQKNIDAQILLRNYILERLLERISLSDYKNNFVLKGGMLVAAMVGLDARSTIDMDTTIKGWPVTAEAVQIVKLMFIGLSK
- a CDS encoding type II toxin-antitoxin system death-on-curing family toxin, whose product is MKRLSIPQIVMMHSALIKETGGLDGIRDENLLDSAVNAPFQTFGGEYVYKTLEVKAARLGYSIVKNHPFVDGNKRIGMLAMLVFLEINRIELTCSDQDIIETGLKLAAGEMDDKQLLEWILRHN
- a CDS encoding type IV toxin-antitoxin system AbiEi family antitoxin domain-containing protein encodes the protein MSYMEKLIKIIEESDGLICTKDIVAEGIPKIYLSQLVEKGKLERIAYGVYLTPDALADKMYYLQRRKPAIVFSHDTALFLHDLSDRDPLIYSVTVPIGYNTKNIKDEGLIVFSIRKELYEVGLTTLTTPFGRSVKAYNMERTVCDMIRSRSKMDISILTDALKRYAKRMDKNIPKLMEYAETFKVTKLLRNYMEVLL
- a CDS encoding AAA family ATPase, with the protein product MVDTVKQLRIFIASSGDCILEREAVRRVCNEDHTILTICRANHISLDVFGWEDVCSNIGRPQSIINVAVEKFNPDWFVFIFWHRFGSDAGLGMTGTEEEWNLARQLNEKGGGHPRVSIFFNKKSAPPHEQDDYQLEALRRFREAIFNEYQALACFFDGTRDFEKKFQAHLTDILLNLGGGHREITIDRLRQELLLASNVLLNYQRTLMDGRQIERLEFLEFTELLQRIEESEHSTTLVLGSPGSGKSSLLSTLAHHLKEKGMPVLAIKADTLSTDVNTVEDLRKVLDLSLDVRDGVLALAEREKVVVIIDQLDAVSELLDRKSGRLNVLLNLIHNLSGQKSVHIIASSREFECRHDVRLNSVNAEKVTLELPAWGQIASILEQAGHETNGMSDELKEYLSLRTRQVKAEEERAFPGSADCDGGVSGGWIGPRLKADEMAKASDGELMNLFNQLPDGTQWDNPKRRWEDFSRSGGSVQQSREFRELAKIDPHRAVRLIASLEPGRHETYAGAGLDGLAESGLPLNELTTVVENLDKRGFSSGHFREGAASAFEKLAGRENSLPEEVLSLLEKWVAEHPEPNWPEMNEPKEEKAKEIKGSILFGTGGLFFLPHGRGTMLRAITAGYLERQPPDYNNWARIVKSRLRYEKHPNVWALTMMHMPVLFNGDPEEATRMYDAVIRTCPQVLEKQVAFYSIARVMPWCCPNEILHEWLDKIKACSSDLNRQAYGEMLFLYHCHYRDSWSSDRIMSILSERDDCKIH